One Bradyrhizobium sp. CCGB12 genomic window carries:
- a CDS encoding UdgX family uracil-DNA binding protein (This protein belongs to the uracil DNA glycosylase superfamily, members of which act in excision repair of DNA. However, it belongs more specifically to UdgX branch, whose founding member was found to bind uracil in DNA (where it does not belong), without cleaving it, appears to promote DNA repair by a pathway involving RecA, rather than base excision.), producing MQYITLDTETDFDGWRKAARTLVLHHVEPRDITWAVQGDEADLFAPPSPSPILEVNDGTFNVPAKFVELAKAVILHRDGERFAILYRLLWRLKDNHDLIEVATDPDVAQVTAMAKAVYRDEHKMHAFVRFREIGREREAHYVAWFEPEHHIVELAAPFFAKRFADMPWSILTPDLCAHWDGHALSFTPGVSKREAPNEDRLEETWRRYYASIFNPARLKVKAMQAEMPKKYWRNLPEASIIKPLIEDAERMTGAMIANAATDPHKPQKRPEAPMKRKTTADDLEALREEAAHCRACPLYKDATQTVFGEGPRSANIILVGEQPGDKEDLAGHPFVGPAGQMLDRALEEAGVDRKKVYVTNAVKHFKFVPRGKIRLHQKPNTPEIRACRPWFEREVSAIQPDLIVAMGATAAQSVFGKITPVGKTRGRLIDLPDGRKALVTVHPSYLLRLPDPEAKVLEYQRFVEDLRIAAGLQKKAARAA from the coding sequence ATGCAGTACATCACCCTCGACACCGAAACCGATTTCGATGGCTGGCGCAAAGCCGCACGTACGCTTGTGCTGCATCACGTGGAGCCGCGCGATATCACCTGGGCCGTGCAGGGCGACGAAGCCGATTTGTTCGCACCGCCCTCGCCGTCTCCGATACTCGAAGTGAATGATGGCACCTTCAACGTGCCGGCAAAATTCGTCGAGCTCGCCAAGGCCGTGATCCTGCATCGCGATGGCGAGCGTTTCGCGATCCTCTATCGCCTGCTCTGGCGTCTGAAGGACAATCACGATCTCATCGAGGTCGCCACCGATCCCGATGTCGCGCAAGTCACGGCCATGGCGAAGGCGGTCTATCGCGACGAGCACAAGATGCATGCCTTCGTGCGCTTCCGCGAGATCGGCAGGGAACGCGAGGCGCATTACGTCGCCTGGTTCGAGCCGGAGCATCACATCGTCGAGCTCGCCGCCCCGTTCTTCGCCAAGCGCTTTGCCGACATGCCCTGGTCGATCCTGACACCAGATCTGTGTGCGCATTGGGATGGCCACGCGCTCTCGTTCACACCGGGCGTCAGCAAGCGCGAAGCACCGAACGAAGACCGGCTGGAGGAAACCTGGCGGCGCTACTATGCCAGCATCTTCAATCCGGCCCGGCTCAAGGTGAAGGCGATGCAGGCCGAAATGCCGAAGAAATACTGGAGGAACCTGCCCGAGGCTTCGATCATTAAGCCTCTGATCGAGGACGCCGAGCGCATGACCGGCGCCATGATCGCCAATGCCGCAACCGACCCGCACAAGCCTCAGAAGCGGCCGGAGGCTCCAATGAAACGCAAGACCACGGCCGACGATCTCGAAGCGCTCCGCGAGGAAGCCGCGCATTGCCGCGCCTGCCCTCTCTACAAGGACGCAACCCAGACCGTGTTCGGCGAGGGGCCGAGATCCGCCAACATCATACTGGTCGGCGAGCAGCCCGGCGACAAGGAAGACCTCGCCGGCCATCCCTTCGTCGGCCCGGCCGGCCAGATGCTCGACCGCGCGCTCGAGGAAGCCGGCGTCGACCGCAAGAAGGTCTATGTCACCAACGCGGTCAAACACTTCAAATTCGTACCGCGGGGAAAAATCCGCCTGCACCAGAAGCCGAATACGCCGGAGATCCGGGCGTGCCGGCCATGGTTCGAGCGGGAAGTTTCGGCAATCCAGCCTGACCTCATCGTGGCGATGGGTGCCACAGCCGCGCAAAGCGTGTTCGGCAAGATCACCCCTGTAGGCAAGACCCGCGGGCGGCTCATCGACCTTCCCGACGGGCGCAAGGCTTTGGTGACGGTGCACCCGTCCTACCTGCTGCGGCTGCCTGATCCGGAGGCCAAGGTGCTGGAATATCAGCGCTTTGTTGAAGATCTGAGGATCGCAGCCGGCCTCCAGAAGAAGGCGGCGCG
- a CDS encoding putative DNA modification/repair radical SAM protein — MDVQRKLEILADAAKYDASCASSGTEKRDSSDGKGMGSTAPGMGICHSYAPDGRCISLLKVLLTNACNYDCLYCVNRASSNVPRARFTIDELVKLTLDFYRRNYIEGLFLSSGIIRSPDYTMEQVVSVARKLREEHHFRGYIHLKTIPEADDALIAEAGKYADRLSINIEMPEETSLQQFAPEKDVRAIRRTMGRLRLKLDEAEEGRIARTKAKPQRFAPAGQSTQMIVGADSANDHTILHTSANLYGAYRLRRVYYSAFSPIPDASRALPLRAPPLLREHRLYQADWLMRFYGFDVAEIVDDSAMLPLDIDPKLAWALRHRDRFPLDVNRASREELLRVPGFGTKAVDRIIAARRTTTIRVADLARLHVPRNKALPFIVLSDHRPSPHRLDAAGLIERFKPKATQLGFGF, encoded by the coding sequence ATGGACGTACAACGCAAGCTGGAAATTCTGGCAGATGCCGCCAAGTACGACGCGTCCTGCGCCTCCAGCGGCACCGAGAAGCGGGATTCCAGTGACGGTAAGGGCATGGGCTCGACCGCGCCCGGCATGGGCATCTGTCATTCCTACGCACCCGATGGACGCTGCATCTCGCTGCTCAAGGTGCTGCTGACCAATGCCTGCAACTACGATTGCCTCTATTGCGTCAACCGCGCCTCCTCCAACGTCCCGCGCGCCCGCTTCACCATCGACGAATTGGTCAAGCTGACGCTCGACTTCTACCGGCGCAATTACATCGAAGGGCTCTTCCTCTCCTCGGGCATCATCCGCAGCCCCGACTATACGATGGAGCAGGTCGTCAGTGTCGCGCGAAAACTGCGCGAGGAGCATCACTTCCGCGGCTACATTCACTTGAAGACCATTCCGGAGGCCGACGACGCGCTGATCGCGGAAGCCGGCAAATATGCCGACCGTCTCTCCATCAACATCGAGATGCCTGAGGAGACGAGCCTGCAGCAATTCGCGCCGGAGAAGGACGTGCGTGCGATCCGCCGCACCATGGGCCGGCTGCGGTTGAAGCTGGATGAAGCCGAGGAAGGTCGCATCGCGAGAACGAAAGCGAAGCCGCAGCGCTTCGCGCCGGCCGGGCAAAGCACGCAGATGATCGTTGGCGCCGACAGCGCCAATGACCATACCATTCTCCACACCAGCGCCAATCTCTACGGCGCCTACAGGCTGCGGCGCGTCTACTATTCCGCCTTCAGCCCGATCCCCGATGCCAGCCGCGCCTTGCCCCTGCGCGCGCCGCCCTTGCTGCGCGAGCACCGGCTCTACCAGGCCGATTGGCTGATGCGGTTCTACGGCTTCGACGTTGCGGAGATCGTCGACGACAGCGCGATGCTGCCGCTGGACATCGATCCAAAACTCGCCTGGGCGCTGCGCCATCGCGATCGCTTTCCACTCGACGTCAACCGCGCCAGCCGCGAGGAATTGCTGCGCGTGCCGGGCTTCGGCACCAAGGCCGTCGACCGCATCATCGCAGCACGGCGCACCACTACGATCCGCGTGGCCGATCTCGCGCGACTGCATGTGCCCCGCAACAAGGCGCTGCCGTTCATCGTCCTCAGCGATCACCGCCCCTCACCGCATCGGCTCGATGCGGCCGGGCTCATCGAACGGTTCAAGCCGAAGGCAACACAACTGGGGTTTGGCTTCTGA